One genomic window of Fusarium verticillioides 7600 chromosome 2, whole genome shotgun sequence includes the following:
- a CDS encoding STE/STE20/PAKA protein kinase, which produces MDGPGYTSASSASAHTATSHRRKLIKKPPTYAYARSSSGFDGGAFDAQSLESKRSSQSLRRAPSAPPARSNPATVSDWQDSDRSHPQLSANSNTLRPVPSPISPQGDFTPANHWAPVPRHPDRLSDSHLRPLSKTAVPDDLIGAPFDGAAILNRIESIKIPSPKAAAPHQFPPQIVKAPTDSRLASPALRTSTSFSAMDSSLNEKSLGPRAPTDGPSVNPKRYSDDGKDLKPAVLRKKSGFSGFMNSLVGSPKKPVISAPENPVHVTHVGYDSSTGQFTGLPKEWQRLINESGIPEKERRENPQTMVDILQFYKETTERPPEDQVLEKFHHAGQYATSPAAAASPGMYPSNYMGSFENPRAPPPVPRGQVGKDLMPSRPAPKPPVSMSNRHMPQGAYSTKDSGIGMSQSGDESYGMSKDAGPMLPEEHRSRSNSRVTGPTYAPTAPQPNPQLAQAQAAAYQQQLMQQQQEQAMAQAQAAMSGGIGRAPSKRTPHPQNPNMQAAAGYGRAPESNGVHNAPRQQAPGAAVPGARPRHRARQSAGLDIVAALKRICSEGDPRDIYRGFNKIGQGASGGVFTGHERGTNRLVAIKQMNLEQQPKKDLIINEILVMKDSSHPNIVNFIDSYLCGGELWVVMEFMEGGSLTDVVTFNIMSEGQIASVCRETLLGLQHLHSKGVIHRDIKSDNILLSLEGKIKLTDFGFCATINEAQNKRTTMVGTPYWMAPEVVTRKEYGRKVDIWSLGIMAIEMIEGEPPYLTESPLRALWLIATNGTPHIKNEQDLSPVFKDFLYFALKVDPEKRASAHDLLRHEFMKQCVDLGQLSPLVRAAREQRAQEKARKGQ; this is translated from the exons ATGGACGGCCCCGGATATACCTCTGCgtcatctgcttctgctcatACCGCAACTTCACATCGtcgcaagctcatcaagaaaccTCCCACTTACGCATACGCCCGCTCCTCCTCTGGCTTCGATGGTGGTGCCTTCGACGCCCAGTCCCTTGAGAGCAAACGCAGTTCCCAGAGTCTGAGAAGAGCCCCCAGTGCTCCCCCAGCCCGCTCAAACCCCGCGACCGTGTCCGACTGGCAAGACTCTgatcgatctcatcctcaattATccgccaacagcaacactcTTAGACCTGTCCCATCGCCCATCTCACCCCAGGGCGACTTCACCCCCGCTAATCACTGGGCGCCCGTCCCCCGTCATCCCGACCGTCTCTCCGATTCTCACCTCCGCCCTCTCAGTAAGACAGCGGTGCCTGACGACCTAATCGGCGCTCCTTTTGACGGCGCTGCTATTCTGAACCGCATCGAATCAATAAAGATCCCTAGTCCGAAGGCTGCTGCCCCTCATCAATTCCCGCCCCAAATCGTCAAGGCGCCTACCGACTCTAGGCTTGCTAGCCCTGCCCTACGAACTTCGACCAGCTTCTCAGCGATGGACTCGTCTTTGAACGAGAAGAGCCTAGGCCCAAGGGCTCCAACTGATGGGCCTTCGGTCAACCCCAAGAGATATTCCGACGATGGCAAGGACCTCAAGCCGGCCGTTCTACGAAAGAAGTCAGGATTTTCCGGTTTCATGAACAGTTTGGTCGGATCACCCAAGAAGCCCGTTATCTCTGCACCCGAGAACCCCGTTCACGTTACTCATGTCGGCTATGATAGTTCCACAGGCCAGTTCACA GGTTTGCCTAAAGAATGGCAGCGGCTTATCAACGAAAGCGGGATTCCTGAAAAGGAAAGGCGAGAAAACCCGCAAACTATGGTTGATATCTTGCAGTTCTACAAAGAGACCACGGAGAGGCCCCCAGAGGATCAGGTCCTTGAGAAATTTCATCATGCTGGTCAGTATGCCACCTCTCCGGCAGCTGCAGCATCACCGGGCATGTACCCGTCAAACTATATGG GAAGTTTTGAGAATCCCCGAGCACCACCGCCTGTTCCCCGAGGCCAGGTTGGTAAGGACCTAATGCCCAGTCGCCCAGCCCCGAAACCGCCCGTCAGCATGAGCAATCGACATATGCCTCAAGGCGCATACTCGACCAAAGACTCAGGCATCGGTATGTCTCAGTCCGGCGACGAATCCTACGGCATGTCAAAGGACGCTGGCCCTATGCTCCCCGAAGAGCACCGATCGAGATCCAATTCGCGCGTCACTGGACCTACATACGCCCCGACTGCACCGCAACCCAACCCACAGCTCGCCCAAGCGCAAGCCGCCgcttatcaacaacaacttatgcaacagcagcaggaacAAGCCATGGCTCAGGCCCAAGCTGCCATGTCTGGCGGCATCGGCCGTGCTCCTAGTAAACGAACTCCTCATCCCCAGAACCCGAACATGCAAGCAGCTGCTGGGTACGGCCGCGCCCCGGAGTCTAACGGTGTACACAACGCACCTCGTCAACAGGCTCCTGGAGCAGCCGTGCCTGGGGCTAGGCCACGACACCGGGCTCGTCAGAGCGCAGGCCTTGACATCGTTGCGGCCCTTAAGCGCATCTGTAGCGAAGGCGACCCTCGAGACATATACCGAGGATTCAACAAGATCGGCCAGGGTGCATCTGGAGGTGTTTTCACTGGTCACGAGCGTGGCACGAACAGATTGGTGGCTATCAAGCAGATGAATCTCGAACAGCAACCTAAGAAGGACCTGATTATCAACGAGATTCTTGTCATGAAGGATAGTTCACATcccaacatcgtcaacttcatcgaCAGTTATCTTTGTGGTGGCGAGCTATGGGTCGTCATGGAGTTTATGGAGGGAGGCAGCCTTACGGATGTTGTCACCTTCAATATCATGTCTGAGGGGCAAATCGCTTCCGTGTGTCGTGAGacccttcttggtctgcaaCATCTGCATTCCAAGGGAGTCATTCACCGAGACATCAAGTCGGACAACATCTTGCTATCCCTGGagggcaagatcaagctga CCGATTTTGGATTCTGTGCGACCATCAACGAAGCCCAGAACAAACGGACAACCATGGTGGGTACACCCTACTGGATGGCGCCCGAAGTCGTTACTAGGAAAGAGTACGGGCGCAAGGTTGACATTTGGTCTCTGGGTATCATGGCTATCGAAATGATAGAAGGCGAGCCACCATACCTGACGGAATCTCCGTTGCGTGCTCTGTGGTTGATTGCAACCAACGGAACTCCTCACATTAAGAATGAACAGGATCTTTCTCCTGTGTTCAAGGACTTCCTCTACTTTGCACTCAAGGTGGATCCGGAGAAGCGAGCCAGTGCTCATGACCTGCTGAGG CATGAATTCATGAAGCAGTGTGTTGACCTAGGTCAGCTATCGCCATTGGTACGAGCCGCTCGAGAACAGAGGGCGCAAGAAAAGGCTCGCAAGGGGCAGTAG
- a CDS encoding STE/STE20/PAKA protein kinase, whose translation MDGPGYTSASSASAHTATSHRRKLIKKPPTYAYARSSSGFDGGAFDAQSLESKRSSQSLRRAPSAPPARSNPATVSDWQDSDRSHPQLSANSNTLRPVPSPISPQGDFTPANHWAPVPRHPDRLSDSHLRPLSKTAVPDDLIGAPFDGAAILNRIESIKIPSPKAAAPHQFPPQIVKAPTDSRLASPALRTSTSFSAMDSSLNEKSLGPRAPTDGPSVNPKRYSDDGKDLKPAVLRKKSGFSGFMNSLVGSPKKPVISAPENPVHVTHVGYDSSTGQFTGLPKEWQRLINESGIPEKERRENPQTMVDILQFYKETTERPPEDQVLEKFHHAGQYATSPAAAASPGMYPSNYMGMSPNNISPTNPRFPTVNHEGSFENPRAPPPVPRGQVGKDLMPSRPAPKPPVSMSNRHMPQGAYSTKDSGIGMSQSGDESYGMSKDAGPMLPEEHRSRSNSRVTGPTYAPTAPQPNPQLAQAQAAAYQQQLMQQQQEQAMAQAQAAMSGGIGRAPSKRTPHPQNPNMQAAAGYGRAPESNGVHNAPRQQAPGAAVPGARPRHRARQSAGLDIVAALKRICSEGDPRDIYRGFNKIGQGASGGVFTGHERGTNRLVAIKQMNLEQQPKKDLIINEILVMKDSSHPNIVNFIDSYLCGGELWVVMEFMEGGSLTDVVTFNIMSEGQIASVCRETLLGLQHLHSKGVIHRDIKSDNILLSLEGKIKLTDFGFCATINEAQNKRTTMVGTPYWMAPEVVTRKEYGRKVDIWSLGIMAIEMIEGEPPYLTESPLRALWLIATNGTPHIKNEQDLSPVFKDFLYFALKVDPEKRASAHDLLRVSL comes from the exons ATGGACGGCCCCGGATATACCTCTGCgtcatctgcttctgctcatACCGCAACTTCACATCGtcgcaagctcatcaagaaaccTCCCACTTACGCATACGCCCGCTCCTCCTCTGGCTTCGATGGTGGTGCCTTCGACGCCCAGTCCCTTGAGAGCAAACGCAGTTCCCAGAGTCTGAGAAGAGCCCCCAGTGCTCCCCCAGCCCGCTCAAACCCCGCGACCGTGTCCGACTGGCAAGACTCTgatcgatctcatcctcaattATccgccaacagcaacactcTTAGACCTGTCCCATCGCCCATCTCACCCCAGGGCGACTTCACCCCCGCTAATCACTGGGCGCCCGTCCCCCGTCATCCCGACCGTCTCTCCGATTCTCACCTCCGCCCTCTCAGTAAGACAGCGGTGCCTGACGACCTAATCGGCGCTCCTTTTGACGGCGCTGCTATTCTGAACCGCATCGAATCAATAAAGATCCCTAGTCCGAAGGCTGCTGCCCCTCATCAATTCCCGCCCCAAATCGTCAAGGCGCCTACCGACTCTAGGCTTGCTAGCCCTGCCCTACGAACTTCGACCAGCTTCTCAGCGATGGACTCGTCTTTGAACGAGAAGAGCCTAGGCCCAAGGGCTCCAACTGATGGGCCTTCGGTCAACCCCAAGAGATATTCCGACGATGGCAAGGACCTCAAGCCGGCCGTTCTACGAAAGAAGTCAGGATTTTCCGGTTTCATGAACAGTTTGGTCGGATCACCCAAGAAGCCCGTTATCTCTGCACCCGAGAACCCCGTTCACGTTACTCATGTCGGCTATGATAGTTCCACAGGCCAGTTCACA GGTTTGCCTAAAGAATGGCAGCGGCTTATCAACGAAAGCGGGATTCCTGAAAAGGAAAGGCGAGAAAACCCGCAAACTATGGTTGATATCTTGCAGTTCTACAAAGAGACCACGGAGAGGCCCCCAGAGGATCAGGTCCTTGAGAAATTTCATCATGCTGGTCAGTATGCCACCTCTCCGGCAGCTGCAGCATCACCGGGCATGTACCCGTCAAACTATATGGGTATGTCACCGAACAATATTTCACCTACGAACCCCAGGTTTCCAACTGTCAATCATGAAGGAAGTTTTGAGAATCCCCGAGCACCACCGCCTGTTCCCCGAGGCCAGGTTGGTAAGGACCTAATGCCCAGTCGCCCAGCCCCGAAACCGCCCGTCAGCATGAGCAATCGACATATGCCTCAAGGCGCATACTCGACCAAAGACTCAGGCATCGGTATGTCTCAGTCCGGCGACGAATCCTACGGCATGTCAAAGGACGCTGGCCCTATGCTCCCCGAAGAGCACCGATCGAGATCCAATTCGCGCGTCACTGGACCTACATACGCCCCGACTGCACCGCAACCCAACCCACAGCTCGCCCAAGCGCAAGCCGCCgcttatcaacaacaacttatgcaacagcagcaggaacAAGCCATGGCTCAGGCCCAAGCTGCCATGTCTGGCGGCATCGGCCGTGCTCCTAGTAAACGAACTCCTCATCCCCAGAACCCGAACATGCAAGCAGCTGCTGGGTACGGCCGCGCCCCGGAGTCTAACGGTGTACACAACGCACCTCGTCAACAGGCTCCTGGAGCAGCCGTGCCTGGGGCTAGGCCACGACACCGGGCTCGTCAGAGCGCAGGCCTTGACATCGTTGCGGCCCTTAAGCGCATCTGTAGCGAAGGCGACCCTCGAGACATATACCGAGGATTCAACAAGATCGGCCAGGGTGCATCTGGAGGTGTTTTCACTGGTCACGAGCGTGGCACGAACAGATTGGTGGCTATCAAGCAGATGAATCTCGAACAGCAACCTAAGAAGGACCTGATTATCAACGAGATTCTTGTCATGAAGGATAGTTCACATcccaacatcgtcaacttcatcgaCAGTTATCTTTGTGGTGGCGAGCTATGGGTCGTCATGGAGTTTATGGAGGGAGGCAGCCTTACGGATGTTGTCACCTTCAATATCATGTCTGAGGGGCAAATCGCTTCCGTGTGTCGTGAGacccttcttggtctgcaaCATCTGCATTCCAAGGGAGTCATTCACCGAGACATCAAGTCGGACAACATCTTGCTATCCCTGGagggcaagatcaagctga CCGATTTTGGATTCTGTGCGACCATCAACGAAGCCCAGAACAAACGGACAACCATGGTGGGTACACCCTACTGGATGGCGCCCGAAGTCGTTACTAGGAAAGAGTACGGGCGCAAGGTTGACATTTGGTCTCTGGGTATCATGGCTATCGAAATGATAGAAGGCGAGCCACCATACCTGACGGAATCTCCGTTGCGTGCTCTGTGGTTGATTGCAACCAACGGAACTCCTCACATTAAGAATGAACAGGATCTTTCTCCTGTGTTCAAGGACTTCCTCTACTTTGCACTCAAGGTGGATCCGGAGAAGCGAGCCAGTGCTCATGACCTGCTGAGGGTAAGTCTCTGA
- a CDS encoding STE/STE20/PAKA protein kinase yields MDGPGYTSASSASAHTATSHRRKLIKKPPTYAYARSSSGFDGGAFDAQSLESKRSSQSLRRAPSAPPARSNPATVSDWQDSDRSHPQLSANSNTLRPVPSPISPQGDFTPANHWAPVPRHPDRLSDSHLRPLSKTAVPDDLIGAPFDGAAILNRIESIKIPSPKAAAPHQFPPQIVKAPTDSRLASPALRTSTSFSAMDSSLNEKSLGPRAPTDGPSVNPKRYSDDGKDLKPAVLRKKSGFSGFMNSLVGSPKKPVISAPENPVHVTHVGYDSSTGQFTGLPKEWQRLINESGIPEKERRENPQTMVDILQFYKETTERPPEDQVLEKFHHAGQYATSPAAAASPGMYPSNYMGSFENPRAPPPVPRGQVGKDLMPSRPAPKPPVSMSNRHMPQGAYSTKDSGIGMSQSGDESYGMSKDAGPMLPEEHRSRSNSRVTGPTYAPTAPQPNPQLAQAQAAAYQQQLMQQQQEQAMAQAQAAMSGGIGRAPSKRTPHPQNPNMQAAAGYGRAPESNGVHNAPRQQAPGAAVPGARPRHRARQSAGLDIVAALKRICSEGDPRDIYRGFNKIGQGASGGVFTGHERGTNRLVAIKQMNLEQQPKKDLIINEILVMKDSSHPNIVNFIDSYLCGGELWVVMEFMEGGSLTDVVTFNIMSEGQIASVCRETLLGLQHLHSKGVIHRDIKSDNILLSLEGKIKLSE; encoded by the exons ATGGACGGCCCCGGATATACCTCTGCgtcatctgcttctgctcatACCGCAACTTCACATCGtcgcaagctcatcaagaaaccTCCCACTTACGCATACGCCCGCTCCTCCTCTGGCTTCGATGGTGGTGCCTTCGACGCCCAGTCCCTTGAGAGCAAACGCAGTTCCCAGAGTCTGAGAAGAGCCCCCAGTGCTCCCCCAGCCCGCTCAAACCCCGCGACCGTGTCCGACTGGCAAGACTCTgatcgatctcatcctcaattATccgccaacagcaacactcTTAGACCTGTCCCATCGCCCATCTCACCCCAGGGCGACTTCACCCCCGCTAATCACTGGGCGCCCGTCCCCCGTCATCCCGACCGTCTCTCCGATTCTCACCTCCGCCCTCTCAGTAAGACAGCGGTGCCTGACGACCTAATCGGCGCTCCTTTTGACGGCGCTGCTATTCTGAACCGCATCGAATCAATAAAGATCCCTAGTCCGAAGGCTGCTGCCCCTCATCAATTCCCGCCCCAAATCGTCAAGGCGCCTACCGACTCTAGGCTTGCTAGCCCTGCCCTACGAACTTCGACCAGCTTCTCAGCGATGGACTCGTCTTTGAACGAGAAGAGCCTAGGCCCAAGGGCTCCAACTGATGGGCCTTCGGTCAACCCCAAGAGATATTCCGACGATGGCAAGGACCTCAAGCCGGCCGTTCTACGAAAGAAGTCAGGATTTTCCGGTTTCATGAACAGTTTGGTCGGATCACCCAAGAAGCCCGTTATCTCTGCACCCGAGAACCCCGTTCACGTTACTCATGTCGGCTATGATAGTTCCACAGGCCAGTTCACA GGTTTGCCTAAAGAATGGCAGCGGCTTATCAACGAAAGCGGGATTCCTGAAAAGGAAAGGCGAGAAAACCCGCAAACTATGGTTGATATCTTGCAGTTCTACAAAGAGACCACGGAGAGGCCCCCAGAGGATCAGGTCCTTGAGAAATTTCATCATGCTGGTCAGTATGCCACCTCTCCGGCAGCTGCAGCATCACCGGGCATGTACCCGTCAAACTATATGG GAAGTTTTGAGAATCCCCGAGCACCACCGCCTGTTCCCCGAGGCCAGGTTGGTAAGGACCTAATGCCCAGTCGCCCAGCCCCGAAACCGCCCGTCAGCATGAGCAATCGACATATGCCTCAAGGCGCATACTCGACCAAAGACTCAGGCATCGGTATGTCTCAGTCCGGCGACGAATCCTACGGCATGTCAAAGGACGCTGGCCCTATGCTCCCCGAAGAGCACCGATCGAGATCCAATTCGCGCGTCACTGGACCTACATACGCCCCGACTGCACCGCAACCCAACCCACAGCTCGCCCAAGCGCAAGCCGCCgcttatcaacaacaacttatgcaacagcagcaggaacAAGCCATGGCTCAGGCCCAAGCTGCCATGTCTGGCGGCATCGGCCGTGCTCCTAGTAAACGAACTCCTCATCCCCAGAACCCGAACATGCAAGCAGCTGCTGGGTACGGCCGCGCCCCGGAGTCTAACGGTGTACACAACGCACCTCGTCAACAGGCTCCTGGAGCAGCCGTGCCTGGGGCTAGGCCACGACACCGGGCTCGTCAGAGCGCAGGCCTTGACATCGTTGCGGCCCTTAAGCGCATCTGTAGCGAAGGCGACCCTCGAGACATATACCGAGGATTCAACAAGATCGGCCAGGGTGCATCTGGAGGTGTTTTCACTGGTCACGAGCGTGGCACGAACAGATTGGTGGCTATCAAGCAGATGAATCTCGAACAGCAACCTAAGAAGGACCTGATTATCAACGAGATTCTTGTCATGAAGGATAGTTCACATcccaacatcgtcaacttcatcgaCAGTTATCTTTGTGGTGGCGAGCTATGGGTCGTCATGGAGTTTATGGAGGGAGGCAGCCTTACGGATGTTGTCACCTTCAATATCATGTCTGAGGGGCAAATCGCTTCCGTGTGTCGTGAGacccttcttggtctgcaaCATCTGCATTCCAAGGGAGTCATTCACCGAGACATCAAGTCGGACAACATCTTGCTATCCCTGGagggcaagatcaagctgagTGAGTGA